The following DNA comes from Paenibacillus crassostreae.
ATTATATGAGTTTGATCATCAGTTTCGCTACTTAATTATGGATATGACCGAACAGGTGGAGATTGCATTTCGTACTCATATTTCATACCATATTGCGCATACATACGGTATGTTGGGGCATTTAGAACCAGTGAATTTTGATAACGAAGTGTATCATTCGCATTTTGTTGTTGAATTAGACAAGGAAATTAGACGGTCACAGGAGATTTTCATCAAACATCATTTTGAAAAGTATGGTGGACAAATACCTATTTGGGTAGCCATTGAAGTTCTTTCATTCGGGGCACTTTCGAAGTTGTTTTCAAATATGAAAAGTGAAGATAAAAATCACATTGCTAAAACAAATTACCAGGCCCCATCAGTCTACCTTGAAAGCTGGCTTAAATGTTTGTCATATATACGCAATATATGTGCTCACTATGGCAGAATATATAATCGACCACTCACAAGTAGGCCAAGATTAAATCATCAATCTAAGAAGCTTGGTATTCAACAAAACAAGATATTTGCTGATATCTACGTTCTCAGACAACTGATCCCTGACAAGGATAAATGGAATAGTTTTGTGATACGATTGGAAGCATTGATAGCTCAATACATAGAAGTCATAGAACTAGAACGAATTGGCTTTCCTGAAGCTTGGGAAGCTATTTTAATGAAGCGGAACTAATGAGTGCATCCTCTGATGGGGGAGGCTTTTTCATGCGTATAAATATTGGCTGACAATTTTCGGATTGCGAATGCTGGAAAGCAGAAAGTATCTGATGCACATATTTCTCGATATGATTAGACTTGCCGCATTTGCGTATGACCACAGAATTCTGTAGGATGGCCCTTCTCATCTGTACACCATGATTGTGATAAGAATGCTAAGAAAATACCAACCCAATGGTCTTTGAATTGGATAAGCAATCCACCGTCTTGATAAGATGCGTTATCCCCCTTCCAACGGCCTTTATTCCCTTGGTTCATATGAACGTTGTGCAACCCATTTCCTGGTTGGAACCGAAATATGTGATCGCGATTCTTCTCAGGACCCCATCTTGAACCGTATACATATAGAAGGGCATCTTCATTAATCGCTTTCTGAATATAATGTTCCATAAGATCATTAAGG
Coding sequences within:
- a CDS encoding Abi family protein, whose product is MDHQTSPVTKAPATFQEQLQIMKNRGLIIEDEDFAIRTLQRINYYRLSAYGLSLKRNDQFFQGVTFSEIHALYEFDHQFRYLIMDMTEQVEIAFRTHISYHIAHTYGMLGHLEPVNFDNEVYHSHFVVELDKEIRRSQEIFIKHHFEKYGGQIPIWVAIEVLSFGALSKLFSNMKSEDKNHIAKTNYQAPSVYLESWLKCLSYIRNICAHYGRIYNRPLTSRPRLNHQSKKLGIQQNKIFADIYVLRQLIPDKDKWNSFVIRLEALIAQYIEVIELERIGFPEAWEAILMKRN